DNA sequence from the Brienomyrus brachyistius isolate T26 chromosome 18, BBRACH_0.4, whole genome shotgun sequence genome:
TTCCCCAAATCAGTATTTAATATCATGGTGCTTTCATTTCCTGGTTATCAATTTCAGACAATTGACGACCTTCGTTTTTTTTGTGGCTAATCATTGTTGCTGGTCTTAAAATAGTAACAGTGGTTACTGTGAAGCAATCTTTGAGTTGCCTTGAAACGGTTCACCCCGCACCGCTACGTGGTAGTCTTATgtcacttgatttttttttttttttttgctgtttcagttGAAGGAGGGCTTCCGATCCCCACCGCTCCAACATCGTACAGTACAGTGCGAGTTTGTGCTCGGCGGGCTGCGATCGAGCACGAACGAACTGAGGTGCAGAGGTGGCCCGATTCCGCCAGACAGCGTCTCCCAAGGACGCTTCTTAATTGTATGTAGGAGGCGCCAGTTCTCACGCTCCCCCGTTTGGCCATGCTTCTCAGCCTGCCGCCATGCTCGGGGGGAGTAAACACAGGCGCTTGGTCCGCAATTAGCTTATCCAGTCCGGCTCTTACGAATGCCATTCTGTATCTGGGTAGAACAGGTCAATGTTGAACTGCCTTCTTTCCCCGTTGCCAAGCAGGCcgatacagaaataaaaattaCAGTTTTTTCCCTTATATGATAAATATTACcgcaaaaaaaacaatatattcTCAGGTTTTAAGTTTTTTTGTGTGCACTTTTAAGCGTACACCCAGCATCAGGAGCCATTTACAGTGTAAGACAATTAGGCAAAGCAGTGATTTTCAGGCTCCAAGTCACACCCTGATTCTGTGAAGGGGGTGCTTATTGGTAAACCTTGACTGAAAAGTGACACGCGGTCAGTTTTAACAAAGACCGCCTCCATTTCCTGGTCAGatgttaaattttatttatatcatcTACGAGGGTAACGTTTACTTTTAATAATACAGCATTGTGTTTCATCCCCCGAGCAATTTTCCCCTTCGTCCTCTGATTCAGACTTTATTATGCCTATAATACTAAATGCTATAAATCACATTTCCCAAGTTGCACGCGGAAGCGCTTATTTACAAAAGACCGAGGACTgaaccagagagagagaggcaagtTTCCAAAGACGCTGGCTGGTAATTTTGTGCTCGTTACTCCGTTTTCTTTGGATCCCTCTCTACACCGATACTAGAACCCAGAAACCGTGGTCCGGAGCTCTGGAATGGAGCGGTGCCGCTGTTGTAATTATGTCATCGAGCCATTTAGCTGCATTTTGGACAACCTAACCGTAACCCCCGAGGAACATTCGTGCTCGTAAAGCTGACTGCTAAGCATGTGCACGAGAAAGAACACATTAACTGGGTGCAGTAATGAGTTCCTCCTTCATCCTGACGAACCTTCCTAAGCGAAGACGACATGCCGCGGAGAGCTGGAGCGGTGCAAAGCGAAGCCCGCTCTGCCAGGATCGTGCAGATCCATGTTGTCACGAAAAAATGTGCCCAGCCCTTCAGAGAAAATCTTTCTGAATGAAGTCAAAAAACATAAAAGGACGAAAAGAGGAGTGAAATGATCAACTGCCTTTCTGCAGGCCGTTCAGAGAATTTGATTTCCTGGAATTCAATTGGTGTGTGAACAGCTCCTGACAGTTTTACGTacacaaaaaaatgttctgagggcagaaggaaaaatgattgagaGCTAGAGagctaaccaatcagattatatAGGAGGCGGAACCAATaattctgattggttggtcctgcctcatgtagttgcttggacccacttcCTCTACTATCCGAtcggttatctctctgaatcaataatttttccttttgccctcagaacatttttgtgtaagtaaaacccgCATGAGCATGTGATGAACGAGAACACGATGGGAAACTATCTGAAGTGGAGCATTTAAAACAGGCTGAGGAGCAGGTCACAGCCGTTACGACGACAGGAAAACAGCCACCGAAATTTTCTGCGGCTACATCAACAACTGTACAGCTGATGCTAATCAAACctgttttataatatatatatatatatatatatatatatatatatatatatatatatatatatatatatatataaagaagaTTCTGAATTGAGGGCCCCATGTGAGCATAACCTTCGGCATCAGTTATGCAAGAATAAATAGAGAAatacactgtcccccactgcATATCAGATAAGCGTTCGGTCGTAACTTGGCCCATCTGGATAATGAACTGCAGTCACCCTTCTGCTAACTTTTGCAATCCATTACGCTCAATTATGAATTAAGTGAGATGAGACAAGTTGTGATAACAGCACAGGAGCTGCGGTTCAGTGTTTTTAAGGATGACTGAGTCAAGGTGGGACACCAGGAGTTCCAGGCAGTAGAACTGACTTCATCCAGGATGGGAGGGTCAGTCAGCCGCTAGAGCCCAGTGACGTACATCTCCATGCCGTCGTTGAACGTGAAGATGGTTGTGGTGCTGGAGGTGTTCAGGCCTTGCCTCACGTCGCTGATGCTCTCATAGAAATGTTCCCCAGGTGCTGCCTGGTTGGACGGCTGCTTCTGCTTTTGTGGAGACCTCTTCTTGGATCTTGCTGTAGCACCGTTGGGCCCGTCTCCTTTCCAGTTGCCGTCAATGGTTTCGTATGCCGGTTCTGTCTCCTCCCCTTCCTGGGGCCAGGTCTTCTCACCAACGGACTCATAGCGGGAGTCAGTCACGTTGCATTCCTCTCCACCACCTTCCTCATGCCctactccccctcctcctcctcctcccacccAATCCTGGCTATTTGCCGTGCAGTGGCCCATCTCTCCCTCCTCGCCGCCTGAAGACCAAGGTCGGTTTCGTTGCCCGTTGCTCTCCTCCGTGTCCGGGGGAGATGTTTGCGCCCACTTCTTCTTGTTCGGCTTGCACACTTTGGAGTACATCTCCGATATCtatgaaacaaaacaaattcAAGGAATTTACAGCAACTTATCACAATAGGACCTGTGTATTAGATGGAGCACTAATGTAGGGAATTCTAAATAATTCAAAAATGCTTTGTGGTAGAAATCTAAACGGCCAACGAGGTCTCCAGTAAGACTTTATTCCCAAGCATTTAGTCATGATTAATAAACAGATTTAGAGATGGGCTATGGGCAAAACGGAGAGGCAAAGCATTGGTGGTGATCAGTCACGtgactggtcatgtgacccttcTGCACATCTGGCAGTTTTGCTGATGCTTCCTAGTCTTGGCTTAGGGTATCTCTTCTCATCATGATGTAAACATTTCGAATAACAGACAAGTTAAGGCAACAATAACCTTGCCTTGCCTTATTTTAAGGATATGTGGTGGTAGTAATATGGAAAGAAGTCCAAAAAAGAGCAGGGACTAACATTATACATGTGTATTTATACATTTTGGGTTCAGAGGGTTCAGACTGAAGTAGTATCCCAACAAAAACTCCCTTTCTGTTTGCGGGGTCTTCCCTGGCCTCCTGCTTTTGTGTGGATTATCGCCTGgtcctctggtttcctcccaaacCACAGATGCAAGGTGACTGCACACGTCCGCATTACCCCTGATGCCTCATCACCCGTGAAAGGGGGCTGTTCAGGGTTCCATGCCCCCCGCTTCACGCATGGGTTCTGGGGTGTCATGACTCGAAGGTTGAACTAGCCGTCTGGTGTACTGGACATGTGAGACGGCAAAATATATCATGGGGGGactatacaccccccccccccccccccccccccccgatggggTCATGGGGACCCCCGATGTCCAGGCTCAAAATTTAAGCTGTCCAGTCCTGCGTGACCCTGTGTGTGACTGGCAGATTTACTTCGTAATAGTGTCGCTGAGCACCTCTTCCAAACTCCTCGGTGAGCTGTAAAAGCCTTCCACTGATACGAGCCACATTAGCCTACTTGTGTGAATGTAGCAGTTGTAAAACGTCTGTACTCATTAAAGGGGGAATCAATGGAGCTTAAACAAACATGCAAGTGTAAGTTAAACAAGCATAATTTTAAAATGGGAATATCCGAAGGTAAAAATACTTAGACGCTAATCTTAGAAATGTTTGGTAAGGACACAAAAATACTACCATAATGTTTGCCATTAGCAAGGTTGTTTTTTAATGCTCTGATTTTTTCTGAAGTATTTAAAGTGCTATCTCAGTAAAGGAACCAtatttgtgaaaaaccacaGGTGGCATTTTTAGACACATATGCCGAATCTCCTGATTTAGCATTTAGCAAGTATAGCTATTAAAggacagtgtttatttttttcatacatTGTGCCTTTCCGGTCTACACATACAGGCTGAGCTGTCCGAGTTGTTGCAGGAGACAACTGTGCCTTTGTACTTACCTGGCAGTAAATTGAGGCCCCGTCTGCAAATGCTTAACCGGCTCCCGGTACCTGCCTTAGCAACCTGTCTGTGGAAGTAGCCGGAAAACTGCAAGGGCTTCCTTTCCTGAACAAATACTTGCTCTTCCTGAACGTGCGCTATTACAGCCCAAAATGCGATCTCCCGGGCCAGCTGGCCGCACTGAAGGGGTCAGGGTGTACCAAAATGCCTGGAGAGGGGCTGTTCCATCTAATTTAAGAGCCAAAACTGTATGTTTTTTAACGTGACACGAGTGCTTTGTCCTCTTTTCTATCAGTTACGTCGTGTAACGTGGATAAAGAGACACGCTGTAACGTTTAAGAAAGCGCCAATCTGCCTGAGAAATCGGAATTATAGCCTGTTTATTTACAGGTTACACGCACTTTTCGGCCACCGCATTATCGCTAACGCGGTAAATGATTTATCCAAGTTACCGCTGCAGAGTAATGGAATGTTCGGCCATAAAGTGTGATGTAACTCACACCCAGACATTATTGCCACGGTGTCCTTATACAGCCCGCAGTGTTACATTGTGACTTAATTACTTCTCATGCCTTTAACTCCGTTTTATCTTCTGTTTTAAATTACACAATACAGCGAGGTATCGTTCAAATTATCTATCCAAAACAACCTGTTGTATCTTTTTGAATAACTAATTTTAAGTACGATAATAACTGTTTTAAATTTCTTAAAGTAAttcacacaaaatattatgcacTGTGCGTTTAAAAACGTTATgcattttatttcatatttaaaaGAAGGTTAATTTATTATACATATACATCTATCCATGCGTTCATGATCCTGCCGCTGGTGGGTTGTAGGACTGCTCTTATAACTCAAATGTCTTTCTATGTGAAAAACATAGTTCTTTTAAAGTTGTTTTGCTTGAATTTTATTTAGAATACTACGTAAACTCGTGTGCTGATATAAAGCTGTGCATTGCTCTCATTAGTCTGTATGGATACGGGTATAGCCGTTGTTGACCGGACAAGTTCCTTCAATTTGCGCATCTGGCGGATTCGTGCAGGCTACACCGGTTTAAATATTAAGTCATGCTCGAGAAGCCAGCACATAAGAGCACATTTCCCTGTTAAAAGGCAACATCGCTTGTACAGCCCGGAGTTGCAGCTCAGAGACCTCTTTTCCTCCCTCGTGTATCATTAATCTGCTGTAAGCCGAGCCCAGGGGTCCggaatacagattttttttccgcCGTCTTGCCGACTGTCCCGGCTACAGCTCATTCTACATGGCGCGCTGGCTTTGATTGCGCGGCCATGTGATCCCTCCGCGGCGCGCCTGGGCCGGCCGACACGTGTGCGCGGAATCGGACACGCAGACGGTGTGAGGGAGACAGAGGGGTAGGCAAAAGCCGTCAAAATGAAAAATTGACAGTGTTTTGAGAACCTGAATTTCCTGTATTATAATCCAAAGACTTCtgacggggggagggggcgcaCTACAATTcctgggattttttttcctttgagaaactgaaacattttttcttcctttttgaTTACAGGACAAACAAACACACTCTGAGTTCACATTGAGTTGAGCATGGCGTTACTCTGTACCGGATAAACACTAGATAAAGATACATTTCTCAAGTCACCCCCATCCCAGCACCATCAATTAGACTCTGAGACAAAAACAGAGCGTTTACTCTGCTCCGCTGGGCTGCTTGGGAGGAAATCACAAGAAGACGAGGGCTTTCGAAACCTCGCGGCAGCAGCAGCTGTTGAGAAACTCAgctattttttccccttttgctCAGATCTTGTTTTTCTTGCCGCCATGCCTCGCATCCCGCCGCCGATGCCGGTTTTACCTTCACTTCGTTTGCACTTCTCGGGTCGCCGGCACCCTGTCAGGCGCGTCACGGTGTCGGTCGTCAATGGCTGTCACTTCTTAGCAAACAAACTTGTGCCTTTTTTTTACAACACAATCATCTGTTGCTTTTCCAAAAGTATACTTTAAATAAGTATTATTTGTGCCTACGTGGTTATATTTTTGAAAAACCGGGTTGCATCTGCCTTGAAATTCGTGACACATCTCCCCCGCCCCCCGTATTGCACTatgtggaaaaataaaaaaggttttaCTATGGGCCGGGTAGCCGATGATTGAAGCAAACCGGGAGCAATCAGACTGATTGTTAGGGAGCAGTTTTTGATAGTGTGGCAATGAAGAGCTGGATTAGACCCGACATGTGTGGGCAAGAGGGAGAGACGCGCCCGCGATGCGCGGCTCCGCACGGCCAAACATCTCGCCTCTCAGCAGACAGCGGCGCGCAGGTTAAAGTCCAACTTCACAGGGGCGGTTCCGCCAAATATCACCCTGCGCACGTCCGTCCTCTGATAATCTACATTTCAATGACCATAAtatgtgtacatatttatgaaattTGATCATTTTAAAATCCTTAATATTAAACATCAGCTCAATTCATCTATTACATGGACAGCTTTGCAATTTAATACAAAAATCCTGAAAGGCGTGAACGTCAAAACGAGGTGACAGAAATAGTTATTCGCAGAGGTTATCGTTCATTAAGGTTTTGCCAGTGGTTGCACACTGTCTCCCCACCACAGTCGCCTTTCTGCTCACCTCCAGGGAGTGTTCCCTGTCGCTCTCGGCAGGAGGGCTCACGGTGCTAGCCGCCAGGTGGCGCTGTGGCACTGCCATGTCGTCTTCTTCCGGGGGTTTCCAGATGTACTCTTCCCCGTTTCCCATGAACACCGTCTCCTGTCGATTTGAAGACAGGAGAATAGTTTGAGGCCACCTCTGAGGGCGGTCCTCTCTAGcatacacacactgcatccCGCTCCCCTCCCACCCACTGGGGGGCGCCAAAATGGTGCGGGAGAAAGTAAACCAGGGGCTTGTCACCCGCATACACAACAGCAGGGGCTCTCCTGGTCATCTTGCCTGGATTCTCGATCCTCTGCTCAGCACAGGGCCGATAAAGAGCATACAAACGATGACAATCTCACTGATCTGCCCACCGCATGAAGTCATAACATGGCCAGATGTATGAAACCACCCCCAAACTTGACTGTAAGCGGCCCCCTTTAGCACTAATGTCCGGCTACGTCTTGCACATGCGCTGGCGGACGGATGACCGCTGATCCCAATTCCCACTTGCCCCCATGCCAAACGGCATATTCCGCCAGAATCTGCAGCCCCACCCCAAGAGGTGTGCTAATTCAATCCATACGCCCCTCCCTGGTGAGGGGGGCATCCTGGACTGGGGCTGTGAATCCAGTTGCAATTGGAAAGGAGCGCAGATTTTTGACTGGAATCACACGGCCACCGCTGACTTCGTTTAGCTCCCATGCGTTTATCTTTGGCTAATATATCAGGTAGATTTCGGTGTGATCCGCTTTCTGCCAAGCCTCTAAAATGACATGTCAAACGTAAAAGGCGATCCGGGATTCTCCGGCACCCTGAACCGGGACCCTATCAGGGCTCGGTCCTGGTTCCAACCCAGGAGACGTGCTGAATGGCCTAAATCCAGACAGTCCAGAACAGAGTGGCTTGGAACCTAGGCCGCCTCACCGTACCACGTGGGGGCCCACACTGGATGCTGTTTACCCCCCGGATGACAGTTCCTTCCCTCCATCTTCTGCCGAGGCCTCTAATatgaaacacacactcacagtctGGCCGCGTTCCAGACTCTTACATAATCAGGCCCTGTGTGCAGCCAGCTCACATAACATGTGCTGTGCGGCAGGAGAGAGAGGCCGGGCCGGGCCCCGCTTGTggggatgcacacacacacacacgctgataAACACACATGCATTCGCCATCATTTTCCCTCATTAATTTGCCAGtaacatacactcacacatgctctgcaAACAGGAACCCTAACATTCTGCTCAGACAACAATCTCCTTGCTAACCCGTGACAGGAGAGATTAGCATCGCGCCGCTGAGCTCTAGATAAAACCGCAGCTGACCGCGGCTTaagaccagcccccccccccccctccccccaagaccTCCTCCCCCTTTCCATACTGACTCTTCACGGGACCATCAGAGCTTTAGTCAACACCAGTACACACCACACGCACTCATGAGCTACCAGTCTGGTCTCCAGTCTGCAACAGAACCGGTGGACCCACGATTCTGGAGAAACACAAAACCTTAAAAACCAGCAACAGCCTGTTACTTCAACACCATAGGATTCTCTCTCACCTCAGATCCGGGTGTCCAAGGCATGACATAATGGAGTCATTGAAAACAAACTCATTATTATGTGGATCtattatgcatttttaaattaaaatatatctTTCTTCCCCATGTTTCGGGTTTTCTTCGGTAAATACGGCACGACCGCAGAAAGCCCTCGTCATGCCTTGAAGGTTTTTTCAATGTAATTCCATGACGGCACAGCCGAAGGTTGGTAATGCTGAGCGGGCCGTGAAAGCTGACACCTCGCGAGTTTAAACTGGCATTCGCGTTTCAAACAACAGTGCATCTGCAGGCTACATACCACCGTGTTCTTCTTTCATTACTGTGCCACTGAACGATTGACCCGTGGCCTTCCATCTTCAGCCAGACTACGCCGTTTCGAAGAGTTAATAACTAGCAAATTTTGCCCTCTGGCGGTAGCTTCGCGGTATTGCAGGTTCTTATTCTGATCATTTGAGCATGTTTCAGAGCGGGTGTCCAAAAAGCCAGATGAAGGCTAAAGAGATTCACTAGGAAAAAATTAGTGGAGAATTGTTCAGGTGGACCTTACAACTGTGCACAATTTCAGCTTGGCAAGCAAATTTATTCCCGATATTTTCAGAATTCCGAAAGAAAGGCTCCGCTGGTTATAGGCTACATCTGGGCATTATTGcgaattaaatttaaaaatgacttTGTAGAGTTATAGTGTCACAGAGTGTTggtgaaaacacaaaacataTTCATCCATGTAGGCATGCATGCATTCATACATGCACTCATCCATGCatccacacatgcatgcacccaTGCATGTATGCATCCATCAGTGATCCGATACAGGGTCACACTGACACTGGTGTTCCAAGAAGCACTGGGTATAGACCTGTAGGTAACTGCATGTGACGTGCAGTGTATGGTAGATGTGTTTTCCCGTCTGGTTGCCTACCTTGTGGAACGAGTGAATGAGGAAGGGGTCCGTGTTCTTCCTGGGTGCCTCATGGCTGCGCGTGTGTGGCGGAGGCAGGGCGTGTTGCGACCGAGCTCCGCCCTCTCTGCGTGGGCTCCTGTCCGCCTTCCTGACCTTCCGGATGGAGGCGTACTCAGCCATCACGGGGTCTTGCGGCGCTGCCGCCATGCCAGGGGGGCCGGGATCTCCCCCCAGCCTGTGGGCGGGCCTCTGGCCCTCTGGCTCACCAGCCATGCCCCCCACACTCTCGTACAGGCCGTCATCAAGGACGCGGAGAGGCGAGGCACGCCGGCCCACCTCCGAGTACGTGTGCTCGCGGTCATCCACACCACCAGAGGGCGCCTTTGGCAGCTGCCGGGGGTGGATCAAGCGCAGGTCCGTGTTGGACCTCCGACTGGACATGTAGAGAAGGTCCATGCTGGCCGGCCGGTGCTTTGTGGTGCCTGGGGGTCCAAAACACAAGCCCTCTTTATAAAGTTCTGCATGGAaatgcctgagatttaaacAGATGGATATTTATCGCTTCAAAAGCCACACTGACGTCAACATTACCATTCATCTAATGCAAAAGGGGTAATATATCACAGGTCCTGTCAGCGGGCACATTCCTCTGAGGTCATGTCAGTCGTTTCTCTTCAGAAAGTGCCACTGTCACTTGCTGTCACTCGCTGTCACTCTGGTTTATGGGCTCAAGTGACAGGAGAGGCCCACAATGCCCCGGAGCGGCACTGATTCTACCAGGGCCCCATTGTGACTCACCACCACCGTT
Encoded proteins:
- the LOC125713255 gene encoding uncharacterized protein LOC125713255 isoform X1, with product MASMPGVPTSSITKVLLLGAIAAASAFVVTILIVLLCMGCQRKRRRRKLQADGERYSLVNAQGALRQSKLRSFSKSDTRLHEMSRLTCNGGGTTKHRPASMDLLYMSSRRSNTDLRLIHPRQLPKAPSGGVDDREHTYSEVGRRASPLRVLDDGLYESVGGMAGEPEGQRPAHRLGGDPGPPGMAAAPQDPVMAEYASIRKVRKADRSPRREGGARSQHALPPPHTRSHEAPRKNTDPFLIHSFHKETVFMGNGEEYIWKPPEEDDMAVPQRHLAASTVSPPAESDREHSLEISEMYSKVCKPNKKKWAQTSPPDTEESNGQRNRPWSSGGEEGEMGHCTANSQDWVGGGGGGGVGHEEGGGEECNVTDSRYESVGEKTWPQEGEETEPAYETIDGNWKGDGPNGATARSKKRSPQKQKQPSNQAAPGEHFYESISDVRQGLNTSSTTTIFTFNDGMEMYVTGL
- the LOC125713255 gene encoding uncharacterized protein LOC125713255 isoform X2; protein product: MASMPGVPTSSITKVLLLGAIAAASAFVVTILIVLLCMGCQRKRRRRKLQADGERYSLVNAGALRQSKLRSFSKSDTRLHEMSRLTCNGGGTTKHRPASMDLLYMSSRRSNTDLRLIHPRQLPKAPSGGVDDREHTYSEVGRRASPLRVLDDGLYESVGGMAGEPEGQRPAHRLGGDPGPPGMAAAPQDPVMAEYASIRKVRKADRSPRREGGARSQHALPPPHTRSHEAPRKNTDPFLIHSFHKETVFMGNGEEYIWKPPEEDDMAVPQRHLAASTVSPPAESDREHSLEISEMYSKVCKPNKKKWAQTSPPDTEESNGQRNRPWSSGGEEGEMGHCTANSQDWVGGGGGGGVGHEEGGGEECNVTDSRYESVGEKTWPQEGEETEPAYETIDGNWKGDGPNGATARSKKRSPQKQKQPSNQAAPGEHFYESISDVRQGLNTSSTTTIFTFNDGMEMYVTGL